The Caproicibacterium lactatifermentans genome contains a region encoding:
- a CDS encoding MerR family transcriptional regulator, which yields MADYRETEVAKQLHIERKVLFKIKQAGLISPSRTEQHGTMEYCFYDDEAITTLWLIVRYREFGYSYDDISKLLNGPAGSRNQMLHDLLIRLDHLTKLARIIYETGLLPPDFMKMKDIMDAAYFKQFDDPKTIKRGEQMINKILNDPDYNNSCSDIKKLYAEGYSKSSPEIQQAVAEAEQVIEKYASKESARNVLRLLGDLFNGDGNIQETTELGSDWIKEIGAAYQYYCKEKA from the coding sequence ATGGCTGATTACAGAGAAACCGAAGTCGCCAAGCAGCTTCATATAGAGAGAAAAGTTCTTTTTAAGATTAAACAAGCTGGACTGATTTCCCCTTCTCGCACGGAGCAGCATGGAACCATGGAATATTGCTTCTATGACGATGAAGCAATTACCACTCTATGGTTAATTGTAAGGTACAGAGAATTTGGTTACTCATACGATGACATTAGCAAGCTGCTGAATGGTCCTGCAGGAAGTCGCAATCAAATGCTCCATGATCTTCTCATTCGTTTAGATCACTTGACCAAGCTGGCGAGAATCATTTATGAAACCGGATTGCTCCCACCAGATTTCATGAAAATGAAGGACATCATGGACGCAGCATATTTTAAGCAGTTTGATGATCCGAAAACTATTAAACGCGGCGAGCAGATGATCAATAAGATCCTGAATGATCCCGACTATAACAATTCTTGTTCTGACATCAAAAAGTTATATGCCGAAGGATATTCTAAGAGCTCGCCAGAGATTCAACAGGCAGTTGCAGAAGCCGAGCAGGTTATTGAAAAATACGCCTCGAAAGAATCTGCTCGAAATGTGCTTCGATTACTTGGCGACCTATTTAATGGAGATGGGAATATTCAGGAAACTACGGAACTTGGATCTGACTGGATCAAAGAGATAGGCGCTGCGTATCAATATTATTGCAAAGAGAAGGCCTAA